One window of Polynucleobacter sp. HIN5 genomic DNA carries:
- a CDS encoding flavin reductase family protein translates to MQTQFSSLELRQAFSSFPTGVTVITGLNSEKKPVGITVSSFNTVSLSPPLILWSIGKQSDLKDCFGVGRRQLIHVLEANQKNLALIFAKLIKKNILELNHSINSSGLYQLADCAAYYECETVAVHDGGDHQIVVARVLAIEHDPDLQPLLFAHSQFTQLAFDPEGSL, encoded by the coding sequence TTGCAAACTCAATTCTCATCCCTCGAGTTAAGACAAGCGTTTTCTAGCTTTCCAACTGGTGTCACGGTAATCACGGGGCTTAATTCTGAAAAAAAACCGGTCGGCATCACCGTAAGCTCATTCAATACCGTATCCCTATCGCCCCCCCTCATTTTATGGAGCATTGGCAAACAATCTGACCTGAAAGATTGTTTTGGTGTTGGACGACGACAGCTGATTCATGTCTTAGAAGCCAATCAAAAGAATCTGGCTCTCATTTTTGCCAAGCTGATCAAGAAAAATATTCTTGAACTAAATCACAGTATCAATAGTAGTGGTTTATATCAACTCGCAGACTGTGCCGCCTATTACGAGTGCGAGACTGTTGCAGTACATGATGGTGGCGATCATCAAATTGTTGTGGCTCGCGTTTTAGCGATTGAACATGATCCAGATTTACAACCATTGCTGTTTGCACATAGCCAATTTACACAACTTGCATTTGATCCAGAAGGGAGCCTCTGA
- the glmS gene encoding glutamine--fructose-6-phosphate transaminase (isomerizing), translating into MCGIVGAVAKTNVVDTLIEGLRRLEYRGYDSCGFAVIDTQQAGHPIERARTTARVADLAKQAQDFCGQVGIAHTRWATHGRPDTHNAHPHISNGQIAVVHNGIIENYEVLRDQLKASGYMFESETDTEVIAHLVHQEFIKLGKPDLKRAVAQAIEQLKGAYAIAVIAQAEPHLLVGARAGSPLIIAIGDDGHYLSSDALALAGKAKTMAYLEEGDLVALTVNGFEVWDRTGQMMQREITPMPVQAQAVELGPYQHFMQKEIFEQARAVSDTIANIAELGPALFAANLQEWQEFDQVLILACGTSYYSACVAKYWFEDIAKIPTQVEIASEYRYRQSIPNPRTLIVVVSQSGETADTLAALRHAKELGHPLSLSICNVASSAMVRETQWHFLTHAGTEVGVASTKAFTTQLVALYLLANTIAKRSGHLSPLAEKKVLDDLRHLPQAIHAVLALEPQIIAWSQAFANCQNALFLGRGLHFPIALEGALKLKEISYIHAEAYPAGELKHGPLALVTEAMPVVTVAPNDLLLEKLKSNMQEVKARGGRLYVFADQGTEIRSEDGIQVIRLPEHYGNLSPLLHVIPLQLLAYHTAVALGTDVDKPRNLAKSVTVE; encoded by the coding sequence ATGTGTGGAATCGTTGGAGCAGTCGCTAAAACAAATGTCGTCGACACCTTAATCGAGGGACTGCGACGCTTAGAGTATCGGGGTTATGATTCTTGCGGTTTTGCCGTGATTGATACTCAGCAAGCGGGTCATCCGATCGAGCGAGCTAGAACTACTGCGCGTGTGGCTGATTTGGCAAAGCAAGCCCAGGACTTTTGTGGTCAGGTTGGGATCGCGCATACGCGTTGGGCAACGCATGGTAGACCCGATACGCATAATGCCCACCCCCATATTTCAAATGGACAAATTGCGGTTGTGCATAACGGCATTATCGAAAACTATGAGGTACTACGCGATCAGTTAAAAGCATCTGGCTATATGTTTGAATCAGAAACCGATACCGAGGTCATTGCCCATTTAGTTCACCAGGAATTTATTAAACTTGGCAAGCCAGATTTAAAGAGAGCGGTTGCACAAGCCATAGAACAATTAAAAGGTGCTTATGCGATTGCTGTGATTGCTCAAGCCGAGCCCCATCTCTTGGTGGGTGCCCGTGCAGGCTCACCCCTCATTATTGCTATCGGTGATGACGGCCACTACTTATCTTCAGATGCGCTTGCTTTAGCCGGTAAAGCCAAAACCATGGCTTATTTGGAAGAGGGTGATCTGGTTGCTTTGACTGTCAATGGATTTGAGGTTTGGGATCGAACCGGTCAGATGATGCAGCGGGAAATTACACCGATGCCTGTTCAAGCACAAGCAGTTGAATTGGGACCCTATCAACATTTCATGCAAAAAGAGATATTTGAGCAAGCCCGTGCGGTCTCCGACACCATTGCTAATATCGCTGAACTTGGCCCGGCTTTATTTGCTGCGAATTTGCAAGAATGGCAGGAGTTTGATCAGGTATTGATTCTTGCTTGCGGGACAAGTTATTACTCAGCCTGTGTGGCTAAATATTGGTTTGAAGACATTGCGAAGATCCCCACGCAAGTTGAAATTGCGAGCGAATACCGGTATCGACAATCGATTCCAAATCCAAGAACTTTGATTGTGGTTGTCTCCCAATCTGGAGAAACGGCAGACACCTTAGCCGCCTTACGTCATGCCAAAGAGCTAGGTCATCCACTAAGCTTATCGATTTGTAATGTGGCGTCGAGTGCGATGGTGCGAGAAACCCAATGGCACTTTTTGACTCACGCCGGCACTGAAGTTGGGGTAGCGTCTACTAAAGCGTTTACTACCCAATTGGTTGCCTTGTACTTATTGGCTAATACGATTGCCAAACGCTCGGGGCATTTATCACCTCTTGCTGAGAAAAAAGTACTCGATGATTTACGCCATTTGCCCCAAGCTATTCATGCTGTATTGGCACTAGAGCCACAAATTATTGCTTGGAGCCAGGCATTCGCGAATTGTCAAAATGCGCTTTTCTTAGGGCGTGGTTTACATTTCCCAATCGCCCTTGAGGGCGCCCTAAAGTTAAAAGAAATTTCTTATATCCATGCGGAAGCTTATCCAGCTGGTGAGCTCAAGCACGGACCGCTTGCTTTAGTGACTGAGGCGATGCCGGTTGTTACCGTAGCGCCTAATGACTTGTTGCTCGAAAAACTGAAATCAAATATGCAAGAGGTCAAAGCTCGCGGAGGTCGCCTTTATGTCTTCGCTGACCAGGGTACCGAAATTAGAAGTGAAGATGGTATTCAGGTGATTCGCTTACCAGAGCATTACGGTAATTTATCCCCGCTATTACACGTTATTCCGCTCCAGCTCTTGGCTTATCACACCGCAGTAGCCCTTGGTACAGATGTTGATAAACCACGTAATTTAGCTAAAAGCGTTACGGTCGAGTAA
- a CDS encoding efflux transporter outer membrane subunit: MKSLFDFQSSLCHSISLNPLKHGFSLLVCLGLTACAVGPDFKKPDAPKVASYTEKPVSSELATAPSIGGTKQSLDPAADIPAEWWSLYRSPELDTLIKQALKRNPTLASADATLRAAQENANAAFGSLLFPSIGLGASATRQQITPSTFGLSSGNPNIFNLYNTSVSVNYNLDVFGGARRAVQSAQAQAEITGFQLEGAYLSLTANIVTTAIREAALRAQYQSNLEIYESQKNLADLISKQLEIGTASRVDLTSQVSLAASSQIDLLNIDKNLSFTRNQLAVYVGDFPGNAQLAKFDLTKLNLPERIPLSIPSDLVRQRPDIRAAEAYIKSTNALVGVATANLLPQITLSGAMGSQALTTGALFGPNAAIWSVAGGVFQPLFQGGALLAQRRSAIATYEAAVFQYQATVLNAFQEVANALQALESDALALRAASEAERNALEYLNLLEEQYKLGTGSYLAVLIAQRQYQQTKFRLIDVQASRFANTAALFAALGGGWWNRSGPAFQAQASEQVNPPKQSH; the protein is encoded by the coding sequence GTGAAGAGCCTTTTCGATTTTCAATCTTCTCTTTGTCATTCCATTTCGCTAAATCCACTCAAGCATGGCTTTAGTCTTTTGGTTTGCCTTGGCTTAACGGCCTGCGCTGTGGGTCCAGACTTTAAAAAACCCGATGCTCCAAAAGTTGCTTCTTATACAGAAAAACCCGTTTCCTCAGAGTTGGCAACTGCACCAAGTATTGGTGGAACAAAACAGTCCTTAGATCCTGCTGCTGATATTCCAGCGGAGTGGTGGTCTCTGTATCGTTCCCCTGAATTAGATACACTCATCAAGCAAGCTTTAAAGCGGAATCCAACCCTAGCCTCAGCCGATGCAACTTTGCGAGCTGCTCAAGAGAATGCGAACGCAGCCTTTGGATCTTTATTGTTTCCAAGTATTGGTTTGGGAGCATCAGCAACGCGTCAACAAATTACGCCGTCGACCTTTGGACTCAGCTCAGGCAATCCAAACATATTCAATCTTTACAATACCTCGGTTTCCGTAAATTACAACTTGGATGTATTTGGAGGGGCGCGACGTGCCGTGCAGAGCGCCCAGGCTCAAGCAGAAATCACCGGATTTCAATTAGAAGGTGCTTATCTAAGTTTGACAGCCAATATTGTCACGACGGCAATTCGCGAGGCTGCACTTCGTGCTCAATATCAATCCAATTTAGAGATCTACGAGTCCCAGAAAAATCTGGCTGATCTAATTAGTAAGCAGTTAGAAATAGGAACAGCATCGCGCGTTGATCTAACTTCACAGGTTTCGCTTGCAGCCAGCTCACAAATTGATTTATTGAATATTGATAAGAATCTTTCGTTTACCCGGAATCAACTGGCAGTTTATGTGGGCGATTTTCCTGGTAATGCACAGTTGGCCAAGTTTGACCTGACCAAGTTAAACCTTCCTGAACGTATTCCACTTTCGATTCCATCCGATCTGGTTCGTCAACGCCCCGATATTCGTGCCGCCGAAGCGTATATCAAGTCAACAAATGCACTGGTGGGCGTAGCCACCGCTAATCTCTTACCCCAAATTACCCTAAGTGGTGCGATGGGCTCGCAGGCCTTAACGACCGGCGCCCTATTTGGACCAAATGCTGCCATTTGGTCTGTGGCTGGCGGGGTATTTCAGCCTTTATTTCAGGGCGGGGCCTTACTCGCGCAGCGTCGTAGTGCAATCGCCACCTATGAAGCCGCGGTTTTTCAGTACCAAGCGACTGTGCTGAATGCATTTCAAGAAGTAGCAAATGCATTGCAAGCCCTTGAAAGTGATGCACTTGCGTTGCGAGCAGCGTCGGAAGCTGAACGCAACGCCTTGGAGTACCTCAATTTATTAGAGGAACAATATAAACTTGGCACTGGCAGTTATCTCGCGGTATTAATTGCTCAGCGACAGTATCAGCAAACTAAATTCCGCCTGATTGATGTGCAAGCAAGCCGTTTTGCGAATACTGCCGCATTATTTGCTGCACTGGGTGGTGGCTGGTGGAATCGCAGTGGCCCCGCTTTTCAGGCCCAAGCCAGTGAGCAAGTTAATCCGCCTAAACAAAGTCATTAA
- a CDS encoding efflux RND transporter permease subunit, protein MSQDFQRHQWTDLFIRRPVLAIVVSLLILLLGLKAVGSLPVNQYPQTQNAVVTITTTYFGADPETIAGFITQPLEGAIAQAQGIDYLSSISISGVSTITATLRLNYDANQALTQINTQISSVRNQLPPQAQQPILTVQVGQTTAAMYMGFYSDDIANNSITDYLLRVVKPKLDSINGVQNAEILGGRKFALRAWLDRDRMAGLGVAPDDVYAALAANNYLAPVGSTKGQMVSVDLVANTDLHSLDEFRKLIIKRNGADIVYLDQVATVTLGSEDYNNNVAFNGKQSVFIGIKVAPDANLLDVAKRVRDAFPDIQKQLPTGLNAKIVYDSTDFINTSIQEVVQTLLEALIIVTVVIYLFLGSYRAVAVPVLAMPLSLIGTFFMMQVLGYSINLLTLLALVLAIGLVVDDAIIVVENVDRHMKEGKSPLEASLIAARELGNPILAMTIVLIAVYIPIGFQGGLTGALFTEFAFTLAGAVAVSGVVALTLSPMMCSRLFSQEEEMSPFVKKIDRVFEGVRHSYQNILRDLLSTWQVIIVMGALLLIGVVYLYATARSELAPTEDQGIVLVSAVGPPNSTVNQMQGYADQVFQIASKEPEYKQMFQITSPNSSFGGVIMKDWDERSRSASKFQEDLQNKWNSIAGTRIAAFQFPALPGAQGFPVQVVINTTEPYSNLNEVSQAVLDKARQSGMFFFVDSDLKIDKPQDVLQIDREKVAALGMTQRDVGNALSAALGGGFVNYFSVAGRSYRVIPQVKQADRLNPDQILDYYIKTPTGAMIQVRTIATIQSRVVPQSINRFQQLNSATISGVSTPFVSQEEVLNFLGQAIKEAAPSGYSIDYAGPSRQFKAESGGFLVTMMFAVLIVFLVLAAQFESFRDPLVILVSVPLALFGALIFINLGFTTLNVYTQVGLVTLMGLISKHGILMVEFANELQVAGRSKLEAIVEASSVRLRPILMTTAAMVLGVIPLVIASGAGAAGRQSMGIVIFTGLAIGTLFTLFVVPAMYLYIGADHQQKKFKQV, encoded by the coding sequence ATGAGTCAAGATTTTCAGCGCCATCAATGGACGGATTTATTTATCCGTCGTCCTGTACTTGCAATCGTGGTCAGCTTGCTGATTTTGCTATTGGGCCTCAAAGCAGTTGGTTCATTGCCCGTCAATCAGTATCCACAAACTCAAAATGCAGTAGTAACCATCACGACCACTTATTTTGGTGCGGATCCAGAAACAATCGCGGGATTTATTACCCAACCCCTGGAAGGAGCCATAGCTCAAGCCCAGGGCATTGATTATTTATCCTCCATTAGTATCAGCGGTGTTTCCACGATTACCGCTACCCTGCGCCTAAACTACGATGCTAATCAGGCGCTTACTCAGATTAATACGCAAATTAGTTCGGTGCGTAACCAATTGCCACCCCAAGCACAGCAGCCGATTTTGACAGTTCAAGTGGGTCAAACGACTGCGGCAATGTACATGGGGTTCTATAGTGACGACATCGCCAATAACAGCATTACTGATTACTTATTGCGTGTCGTTAAGCCTAAGTTGGACTCAATTAACGGTGTGCAAAATGCCGAAATCCTAGGTGGTCGGAAATTTGCTCTGCGCGCCTGGCTCGATCGTGACCGAATGGCAGGCCTTGGTGTTGCTCCAGACGATGTATATGCAGCACTGGCAGCTAATAATTATTTGGCCCCCGTGGGAAGCACTAAGGGGCAAATGGTTTCGGTGGATTTAGTTGCCAATACCGACCTCCACTCTTTAGATGAGTTCCGTAAATTAATTATTAAGCGTAATGGTGCAGACATTGTGTACTTGGATCAGGTTGCAACGGTCACTTTGGGATCTGAGGATTACAACAATAATGTTGCGTTTAATGGTAAGCAGTCGGTCTTCATTGGTATTAAGGTCGCGCCCGATGCAAACCTATTGGATGTGGCTAAGCGGGTTCGTGATGCATTCCCCGATATTCAGAAGCAATTGCCAACTGGCTTAAATGCCAAGATTGTGTATGACTCGACCGATTTTATTAATACCTCGATTCAGGAAGTGGTCCAAACACTTCTAGAGGCCTTAATTATTGTGACGGTTGTAATCTATCTATTTTTAGGTAGTTACCGTGCAGTTGCGGTACCCGTACTTGCTATGCCATTGTCATTGATCGGCACGTTTTTCATGATGCAAGTCCTTGGTTACTCGATTAACCTACTGACATTATTAGCTTTGGTATTGGCGATTGGTTTAGTTGTGGACGATGCCATCATTGTGGTCGAAAACGTTGATCGCCACATGAAAGAGGGTAAGTCGCCGCTCGAGGCATCTCTGATTGCAGCGCGTGAGTTGGGTAATCCGATTCTGGCGATGACGATTGTATTGATCGCTGTTTATATCCCGATTGGATTTCAGGGGGGGTTAACGGGTGCCCTATTCACCGAGTTTGCATTTACTCTAGCAGGCGCGGTCGCAGTTTCTGGGGTGGTTGCATTAACCCTATCACCCATGATGTGTTCAAGACTATTTTCGCAAGAGGAAGAGATGTCTCCTTTTGTGAAAAAGATTGATCGAGTGTTTGAAGGTGTGCGACATTCCTACCAAAACATATTGCGCGATCTGTTATCAACTTGGCAGGTCATTATTGTGATGGGCGCTTTATTGCTAATCGGGGTTGTGTACCTCTATGCGACTGCTCGCTCTGAACTTGCTCCCACCGAAGATCAGGGTATTGTTTTAGTCTCAGCGGTTGGACCACCCAATTCCACCGTGAATCAAATGCAAGGGTATGCCGATCAAGTTTTTCAGATTGCGAGTAAAGAACCTGAATACAAACAAATGTTTCAGATCACCAGTCCAAATTCAAGTTTTGGTGGCGTGATTATGAAAGATTGGGATGAGCGTAGTCGTAGTGCTAGCAAATTCCAAGAAGATCTTCAAAATAAATGGAATAGCATTGCAGGAACACGTATTGCTGCATTCCAGTTTCCAGCACTGCCAGGTGCGCAGGGCTTTCCGGTTCAGGTAGTCATCAATACAACCGAACCCTATTCCAATTTAAATGAGGTATCCCAAGCAGTTCTTGATAAAGCTAGGCAAAGTGGTATGTTCTTCTTTGTCGATTCTGATCTAAAGATTGATAAGCCACAAGACGTATTGCAAATTGATCGTGAGAAAGTCGCTGCCTTAGGGATGACTCAGCGTGATGTGGGTAATGCTTTATCTGCTGCGTTGGGCGGTGGCTTTGTTAATTACTTCTCGGTGGCAGGCCGTTCCTATCGAGTTATTCCGCAGGTAAAGCAAGCGGATCGCTTAAATCCTGATCAGATTTTGGACTATTACATTAAAACCCCGACAGGGGCAATGATTCAGGTGAGAACGATTGCGACGATACAAAGTCGTGTCGTACCCCAATCCATTAATCGTTTTCAGCAGTTAAATTCAGCGACGATTAGTGGTGTTAGTACTCCATTTGTCTCGCAAGAAGAGGTTTTGAATTTTCTGGGTCAAGCGATTAAAGAAGCTGCACCATCCGGCTATTCGATTGATTATGCAGGCCCATCACGTCAGTTCAAGGCTGAGTCGGGCGGATTTTTGGTAACGATGATGTTTGCTGTATTAATCGTCTTTCTCGTTCTTGCCGCTCAGTTTGAGAGCTTCCGGGATCCCTTGGTTATTTTGGTCTCTGTGCCATTGGCGCTATTTGGGGCATTAATCTTTATCAATCTTGGATTTACCACCTTAAACGTTTATACCCAAGTGGGATTGGTAACCTTAATGGGATTAATTAGTAAACACGGAATTCTGATGGTGGAGTTTGCTAATGAGCTTCAAGTCGCCGGACGATCAAAGTTAGAGGCTATTGTTGAGGCAAGCAGTGTGCGCCTGCGCCCAATTTTGATGACAACCGCCGCGATGGTACTGGGCGTCATTCCACTCGTGATTGCCTCAGGGGCTGGGGCAGCTGGCCGTCAATCGATGGGGATCGTGATCTTTACGGGCCTTGCAATCGGGACATTATTTACTTTATTTGTAGTGCCCGCCATGTATCTCTACATCGGTGCTGATCACCAGCAAAAGAAATTTAAGCAGGTTTAA
- a CDS encoding efflux RND transporter periplasmic adaptor subunit produces the protein MPPLKRRMIVMLVGVFILLGLIFGFNQLKTFMFNRFMAGMGIPPATVTTTVIEKQEWQPRMNSVGNVRAFRGVDLSTEVGGLVVKVPVKSGVDVKEGSLLIKLNDSADVAQLNSLKAMADLAKVINERDKAQLAIQAISKNVYDTSTADMKAKQAQVEQQIALIAKKNLKAPFSGRVGIVTINPGQYVNPGDKLLTLQTIDPIFVDFTLPQSSAGIIEVGQTIELQTDAFKETPFVGKITAVSPKVELNTRNIQIEAQISNPDKKLLPGMFANVNINLGDKVELLTLPQTAVTYNPYGSTVFIAKKTNRLDKKGVPVLEAQQLFVTTGPTRGDQVAILKGLEPGMTVVTSGQLKLKNGTPLIVNNSVLPVNSPDPKPQEQ, from the coding sequence ATGCCCCCCTTAAAGCGTCGCATGATTGTGATGCTGGTTGGGGTATTTATTTTGTTAGGTCTAATCTTCGGATTTAACCAATTAAAAACATTCATGTTTAATCGGTTTATGGCGGGCATGGGGATTCCTCCTGCGACGGTGACCACTACTGTTATTGAAAAACAAGAATGGCAACCCCGCATGAACAGTGTCGGTAATGTGCGCGCATTCCGGGGCGTTGATCTAAGCACCGAAGTTGGTGGATTGGTTGTAAAAGTTCCTGTGAAATCTGGTGTGGATGTTAAAGAAGGTTCATTACTCATTAAGCTCAATGACTCCGCGGATGTCGCCCAACTAAACTCTCTAAAAGCGATGGCGGATTTAGCGAAGGTCATTAATGAGCGCGATAAGGCTCAATTAGCGATTCAGGCAATTAGTAAGAATGTCTATGACACGAGCACTGCGGATATGAAGGCAAAGCAAGCGCAGGTAGAACAGCAAATTGCTTTAATTGCCAAAAAGAATCTCAAGGCTCCATTTAGCGGTCGGGTTGGCATCGTCACGATTAATCCTGGACAGTATGTCAATCCTGGTGACAAGCTATTAACCTTGCAAACCATTGATCCTATTTTTGTGGATTTCACCTTGCCGCAAAGCTCGGCTGGGATCATCGAGGTAGGTCAAACTATTGAGTTGCAGACCGACGCGTTTAAAGAAACACCGTTTGTCGGAAAAATTACAGCTGTTAGTCCCAAGGTAGAGCTCAATACCCGCAATATCCAGATTGAGGCTCAAATTAGCAATCCAGATAAGAAGCTCTTGCCTGGTATGTTTGCGAACGTCAATATTAATTTAGGCGATAAGGTTGAGTTACTCACCTTGCCTCAAACCGCTGTTACTTACAATCCTTATGGCAGTACCGTGTTTATTGCCAAGAAAACTAATCGCCTAGATAAAAAAGGCGTGCCTGTTCTTGAGGCGCAGCAATTATTTGTCACCACTGGGCCGACCCGGGGTGACCAGGTTGCCATTCTCAAAGGTTTGGAGCCTGGTATGACGGTTGTCACCAGTGGGCAATTGAAATTAAAGAATGGCACTCCCTTAATCGTGAACAACAGTGTCTTGCCAGTTAATTCACCGGATCCAAAACCACAAGAGCAATGA
- a CDS encoding glutathione S-transferase family protein — translation MMTLWGRKSSINVQKVLWILAELGLVEGRDFERIDAGLHFGVNKTPEFLALNPNGLVPTLRDGELILWESNSIMRYLAHKYADRKRFSLDLAQMAASDKWLDWQLTTLWPALRIPFLGLTRIPEAERDYAAIHKTFQESNQLLRILDDVLSKEAYCSGPNFHLGDIVLTLCVKRWFMLSDQYPDKTGPRAELNHIARWYDQICKSTQFTKAVE, via the coding sequence ATGATGACGCTTTGGGGCAGAAAATCATCCATTAATGTTCAAAAAGTATTGTGGATACTTGCCGAACTGGGCCTTGTTGAAGGACGCGACTTTGAACGGATCGATGCAGGTCTCCACTTTGGCGTTAATAAAACGCCCGAGTTTTTAGCACTAAACCCCAACGGTTTAGTACCGACTTTACGAGATGGTGAGTTAATCCTTTGGGAGTCAAATTCCATCATGCGCTATTTGGCACATAAATATGCTGATCGCAAGCGCTTCTCGCTTGACCTTGCTCAAATGGCAGCCTCCGATAAGTGGCTCGATTGGCAATTAACAACCCTGTGGCCAGCGCTTCGTATCCCGTTTTTAGGATTAACACGCATTCCTGAGGCCGAAAGAGACTACGCAGCAATCCATAAGACATTCCAAGAATCCAATCAATTGCTCAGAATCCTGGATGATGTTTTGAGCAAAGAGGCCTATTGTTCAGGCCCGAACTTCCACTTAGGTGACATTGTTCTGACCCTATGTGTCAAGCGCTGGTTCATGCTGAGCGATCAATACCCAGACAAAACGGGTCCACGCGCAGAGTTAAATCACATTGCCCGTTGGTACGACCAGATTTGCAAATCAACCCAATTTACCAAAGCGGTTGAATAG
- the glmU gene encoding bifunctional UDP-N-acetylglucosamine diphosphorylase/glucosamine-1-phosphate N-acetyltransferase GlmU, translating into MNIVILAAGQGKRMKSALPKVLQPLAGKPLLQHVLETALALAPKTEPIVVIGHGAQQVQAFLAHLADLDQRFSKVKTVLQKEQKGTGHALLQALPKLNPGAPTLVLYGDVPLCSKETLNTLVRLSDGAVGLLTHHMQNPYGYGRIVRDVDNNVQAIVEEKDANPAIRSISEINTGIMALPTKQLGKWLKGIKAKNAQGEYYLTDVITMAVKAGVPVRSAQATHDHEILGVNSRAQLAELERVLQTQIAHALLENGVTLFDPDRIDVRGELRCGKDVWIDVGCVFEGSVTLADQVRIGPYCVIKDTHIGEGTVIEAFSHLDGARIGPTNRIGPYARIRPGAQLAGDVHIGNFVEIKNSKIASQSKANHLAYVGDSIVGSRVNIGAGTITCNYDGVNKHQTVIEDDVFIGSDTQLVAPVKVGKGATLGAGTTLTKDAPPGKLTVSRAKQISLEWQRPTKLKSASLKTKKIARK; encoded by the coding sequence ATGAATATCGTCATCTTGGCTGCTGGGCAAGGCAAGCGCATGAAGTCCGCTTTGCCAAAGGTATTGCAGCCCCTAGCGGGTAAGCCATTACTTCAGCATGTGCTTGAAACTGCATTAGCGCTTGCGCCCAAGACCGAGCCGATTGTTGTGATCGGGCACGGCGCACAACAGGTTCAAGCATTCTTAGCCCATTTGGCTGATTTGGATCAGCGCTTTAGTAAGGTAAAGACCGTTTTGCAAAAAGAGCAAAAAGGAACGGGTCATGCGCTATTGCAGGCCTTGCCAAAGCTCAATCCTGGGGCGCCCACGCTGGTGTTGTATGGTGATGTACCCCTGTGCTCTAAGGAAACTTTGAATACGCTAGTCCGCTTAAGTGATGGGGCAGTTGGTTTGCTAACCCATCATATGCAAAATCCATATGGCTATGGGCGCATCGTGCGAGATGTCGATAACAATGTGCAAGCAATTGTTGAGGAGAAGGATGCCAATCCAGCCATTCGCTCGATTTCAGAAATTAATACTGGCATCATGGCTTTGCCCACCAAGCAATTGGGCAAGTGGCTAAAGGGGATTAAAGCTAAAAATGCCCAAGGTGAATATTACTTAACGGATGTGATCACCATGGCAGTTAAGGCGGGCGTCCCAGTCCGCTCTGCTCAGGCAACCCATGATCATGAAATCCTAGGTGTCAACAGCCGTGCACAATTAGCTGAGTTGGAGCGTGTGTTACAGACTCAGATTGCGCATGCGCTTTTAGAGAATGGTGTCACGCTGTTTGATCCCGATCGAATCGATGTCCGCGGTGAGCTGCGTTGTGGCAAGGATGTATGGATTGACGTTGGTTGTGTTTTTGAGGGAAGCGTAACCCTGGCCGATCAGGTTCGCATCGGACCCTATTGCGTCATTAAAGATACGCACATTGGCGAGGGCACTGTAATCGAAGCGTTTAGCCATCTCGATGGGGCTAGGATCGGTCCTACGAATCGCATTGGACCCTATGCGCGGATTCGGCCGGGCGCTCAACTGGCAGGCGATGTTCATATTGGTAATTTTGTAGAAATTAAAAATAGCAAAATTGCATCACAGAGCAAAGCCAATCACTTAGCGTATGTGGGTGATTCGATTGTTGGATCACGCGTCAACATTGGCGCAGGCACGATTACTTGCAATTACGATGGAGTTAATAAGCACCAAACAGTGATTGAAGACGATGTATTTATTGGCTCGGATACGCAGTTGGTTGCCCCTGTAAAGGTAGGCAAAGGTGCGACGCTAGGCGCAGGAACCACGCTTACCAAAGATGCGCCCCCGGGCAAATTAACGGTATCACGGGCAAAGCAAATTTCGCTTGAATGGCAACGCCCCACGAAATTGAAAAGTGCGTCGCTAAAAACAAAAAAGATCGCTCGAAAGTAA